The genomic stretch GTCGTTTAATAAGAAGGCAACCGACGTTTACCGGCTGCCTCCTATTTATTAATCCATATTTTTGGGTATCTCGCTCTCGCTCAAAGCTGTTAATCGTTCCTCAAACTCAAAGGGTTCTTCGTAAGAATAAATTTGATGAAAGAAGCCTTTATACGGGATATCATCTTCTAAACATTTTATGAGATAGGATAGTTCCTCGTCACATGTCGGTTCCTCACTGGTGTGATGCATTACTTCAAATGCATCAACAATACTTTCCAAGATGTTTACCTGAATAAATAAAGGCAACTTATCCAACATCGAATCTTCGATGTTTGTCTCAGATCTGTACCCTGCGAGGACTGTTTCAAAATAATCATCCATAAACTTTTTGCGTTTACCAGCGTCTGGTTCAAATTGTATCCAGCCTACCCCGCTGATCCAGAGTCCTGCCAGATCAAACATATACCAGCAGTAACATGTATTATCAAAATCATATACGGTTATTTGTCCGGTATCAAAATCAATTGAATAATTCCCATCATTATAGTCAAAATGGTTCATACCGAAAGTCTCTTGGTTTCTCTCTAATCCTTGTAAGGTATTAAGGAGCTCGACTAGTTTCTCCTTAAGCAAAGAGAAGGATTCAGGTATCCGTTTATCGATATACAAGGCATTGTATTTATCAAAAAAGCTATAACGGCGATGGATAGGAGTATATCTTTTTGATATTTGGTGCAATTTGCCCAGGACTTTACCGGAATTATAGTAATATTCAGTAATTGGAGCTCCATCCCGGTACTGATAATTATTTTCGACTAGCATCTTCCCTTTCGCCTTATGAAACAGGGATATAAAATAGCTATGATGATTATGAATGATTTCTTCCAGCAAATTCCCCTTCTTGGAGCTGACAACATTCGAGACACTTCCTCCGTGCTCGAATAAATACCTGATATACTCAAGTTCTCCCAGAAAATCTTCCCGGCTCCTGTCAGGTAAGAATGCAATCCTGAGTATTTTGGAGTCGTTCCCCTCTTTTTCACAGGAGTATACAACATTCCGCCCACCTTCATGTGCCGGAATAAGCTGCATATTGTAACCTTCTAATTCGAACAACTCTGAGGCTAATGGAAGTAAATATTCTTCACTGATTTTAATAACCTTATTATGATTTATACGATCTCCTCCAGCTAACATTTTTGCAACGATGAAATTGCCACAGAGGAAATCCAATTACGAGATAAATCCTCTGTGGACCTAAATAATAACCACCTTGTTTAACATTGTTTGATCGCTCCTTTCAGCTATTCTGCTATAAATTCTACCTCAAAATTCCAGATGATTTCCAGGTAAAATATTTTTATAATCAATTACTTTTAAAATACAAATAAAAACAATTATTCTACCTGGGTATATAAAAAACAGCCGTTTTTATCGGCTGCTAACATGCTTTTGCTTAAGTCCTGACTAAAATAAAGGATCCCCGTTAGTTCAATCACCATCTGCACATCATTACACCATAAACCTTTCGATTGCAACAGCAACACCATCGTTATTATTTGATTCGGTTACATAGGCTGCACAATGTTTAAGTTCGACGATTGCATTTTCCATAGCGATGGGAAATCCGGACATATGAAATAGGCCTAAATCGTTAAAGTCATCCCCAAACACCATTACATTTTCTGAGTTTACACCGATATCATTTAACACCCATTGTACCCCTTGTTCCTTGGAAGCTGACTTATGCATAATTTGAACTAGTACCCCTTCATCGGTTGCGATTACGTTCACATGGTCACCGAATTGTTCGCCTATATCCTTCCATGCATTGCAACCTAGAACCAGTATTTTGGTAGGTGAAAGCGAACTTATATATTCTTTATCCATAACTTGGGGTTTGGGGTCATTTATACGGATACCCAATGGAGCGCACTCGGAGTCAGGTACTGGACTACTTGTATACCACGAATCGTTCACTTCATATGAGATAATGGACTTAGGTGCGCGTAACTCGATGAACTGGCTTATCTGTTGGCTTATCTCTATAGGGATACTAATATGCTGCTCATTCTGCTTCGATTTACATGTAACTAAAGCACCATTGTAATAAACCATATAGTCTACAAAAGGAAATTCTTTCAAAAATTGATCAGCTGCTCTAGGCGGCCGTGCCGTAGCGATAATAATATGAATTCCTGAATCAAAACATCTTTTGACAGCCTGATAATTCCTTGGAGATATTGATTTATCATTACTCAGCAAGGTCCCATCCAAGTCTAGTACAAGTGCCTGAATATTAGACATATGTATCCTCCCAGCATATAAGCTAAATTGGTAAGATCCTACTCCTTATTAAGAGAGCCGTCAACAATAAAGTATGAATTCAACGTTGTTAAAAGTAATAACTAGACTTTTTCTCGGTTACGAGAACCACTTTATTCAAGCAGCAGTTTTCCACATCTTACCCTTATCTAACCCTCATCTGACTCTAAAGTGATTTCAACCTTTTCATCTTTTTTGAAAATTTTTCTTGCGCTATAACTTCAAGCCTGCTACTATGAAGAAGCATTATTTTTGGAAAGCAAATATTCAACTCCTATTTAGGATCTTTCCAAGCAGATAATCTTTGACCACTTTCTTTACTGGAAGTCAAGGCCATACGGACAGCCGGGTCAAATGCCGATTGGCAACTTTGTTGCCTTATTGATTGAGTTAAAAGCTCGAATTTTATAAGTTGGTTACTTTACAACCAGTGCATTTTGCACACAACTTGTGAAACGGTCAATAAGAGTGGTAAAAGTAATTATTTGCTATATAGACTCTGATCCTAACATTGTATAGTTGAATATTAAGAACCTTTCCATGAGACGATTTATTTTATGATTGGCTGATGAACACGCAAGAGGTTTGTCCAGTCATGTTTATTGGGACTTTTCTTATTATTTGACTATATATTGAAGCAAGTGTGATGCGCATGATGCGTGTTTCGCTTGCTTTTTTTGTTGCCGTTTTTACATAAAAATCTAATTTAGAATAGGGGATTGAAAAATGGGAAAAGCACTAATCATTGGCGCCGGCGGCGTAGCTTCAGTAGCAATTCATAAATGCGTTCAAAACAGCGAGGTATTCGAAGAAATTTGTATTGCAAGCCGTACGAAGTCCAAATGTGATGAGCTGAAAGCAAAATTGGATGGTTGCAACACGAAAATTACCACTGCACAGGTGGATGCCAACAACGTAGATGAGTTAATCGCTCTAATTAACGAAGTAAAACCAGATATCGTCATGAACCTGGCTTTACCTTACCAAGATTTAACGATCATGGATGCTTGTTTGGCTACTAAAACGCATTATATGGATACAGCAAACTATGAGCCGGAAGATACGGCAAAATTCGAATACAAATGGCAATGGGATTATCGCGAACGTTTTGAAAAAGCAGGAATTACAGCACTTTTGGGAAGCGGATTTGACCCCGGCGTAACAGGCGTGTTTTCCGCCTATGCACTGAAACACTATTTTGACGAAATCGAATATATCGATATCTTGGATTGCAACGGCGGAGATCATGGTTATCCTTTCGCAACCAACTTCAATCCGGAAATTAACATCCGCGAAGTGTCCGCTAATGGACGTTACTGGGAGAATGGACAATGGATCGAAACGAAACCAATGGAAATCAAACGCGAATATAACTTTGCTGAAGTTGGCCAAAAAGATATGTATCTTCTCTATCATGAAGAGCTTGAATCCCTTGCGCAAAATATCCCTGGACTGAAACGCATTCGTTTCTTCATGACTTTCGGTCAAAGCTATCTCATGCACTTGAAAGCACTTGAAAACGTAGGAATGACTTCCATTGAACCAATCGAATTCGAAGGAAA from Paenibacillus polygoni encodes the following:
- a CDS encoding phosphotransferase enzyme family protein; protein product: MLAGGDRINHNKVIKISEEYLLPLASELFELEGYNMQLIPAHEGGRNVVYSCEKEGNDSKILRIAFLPDRSREDFLGELEYIRYLFEHGGSVSNVVSSKKGNLLEEIIHNHHSYFISLFHKAKGKMLVENNYQYRDGAPITEYYYNSGKVLGKLHQISKRYTPIHRRYSFFDKYNALYIDKRIPESFSLLKEKLVELLNTLQGLERNQETFGMNHFDYNDGNYSIDFDTGQITVYDFDNTCYCWYMFDLAGLWISGVGWIQFEPDAGKRKKFMDDYFETVLAGYRSETNIEDSMLDKLPLFIQVNILESIVDAFEVMHHTSEEPTCDEELSYLIKCLEDDIPYKGFFHQIYSYEEPFEFEERLTALSESEIPKNMD
- a CDS encoding Cof-type HAD-IIB family hydrolase — translated: MSNIQALVLDLDGTLLSNDKSISPRNYQAVKRCFDSGIHIIIATARPPRAADQFLKEFPFVDYMVYYNGALVTCKSKQNEQHISIPIEISQQISQFIELRAPKSIISYEVNDSWYTSSPVPDSECAPLGIRINDPKPQVMDKEYISSLSPTKILVLGCNAWKDIGEQFGDHVNVIATDEGVLVQIMHKSASKEQGVQWVLNDIGVNSENVMVFGDDFNDLGLFHMSGFPIAMENAIVELKHCAAYVTESNNNDGVAVAIERFMV
- a CDS encoding saccharopine dehydrogenase family protein is translated as MGKALIIGAGGVASVAIHKCVQNSEVFEEICIASRTKSKCDELKAKLDGCNTKITTAQVDANNVDELIALINEVKPDIVMNLALPYQDLTIMDACLATKTHYMDTANYEPEDTAKFEYKWQWDYRERFEKAGITALLGSGFDPGVTGVFSAYALKHYFDEIEYIDILDCNGGDHGYPFATNFNPEINIREVSANGRYWENGQWIETKPMEIKREYNFAEVGQKDMYLLYHEELESLAQNIPGLKRIRFFMTFGQSYLMHLKALENVGMTSIEPIEFEGKQIIPLQFLKAVLPDPASLGPRTVGKTNIGCIFKGKKDGQDKTYYVYNVCDHQECFKEVGSQAVSYTTGVPAMIGAAMVMTGKWNKPGVFNVEEFDPDPFMEELNKWGLPWVEDFNPVLVDALPEEAKESERVR